Genomic segment of Sebastes fasciatus isolate fSebFas1 chromosome 3, fSebFas1.pri, whole genome shotgun sequence:
CCTGCGGAGAATTGCCGCActgcctgatctggtgtgaatgcagctttagattggtttaggaaaatacgaaatggttgggtttaaaactactGCATTTGTACggtgaaaattaaactgaatattgtgaacacgagacacgaacaggtgattgtaacgtgaaagtaaaacttaacgcatgggacatgaacagtaGTATCctagatgaaagccttgtgtttgttggacccatccacctcccctcctggtgtgtgtcttttcactctctaaactacatcaccacactcccggcgcactttctctgagtgtttacCGTTGCCggggatgggtttacattgtagttaatggaaagcctggtgtgtctcatactggtgctaaagggtgccttgtgcggcggtgtCAAACGCCGACAGATGTGACAAAGCCTCAgcatttgatgccctgggaatgagacgGGCtggctacacctactacgttgtaaaagtgaaagtgaaacttaaaagtagCACGTTCTAATGTTGTAAAACCGaatgaaacattttgaacacaaacagctTTTCAgatcgctagaggtcgctgtcgtcttcttttattccttttttcggTGATCGCCCATGCGAATCGATGATAAAACCtcctagtgggtgtagcaggccccttctgacccaaatctatgaggcttataaccactgataacgcccatttaggatctgataacagtctaaccaGCTGAGAAGTCTCAGTGACACATCTGGGTGAGTAAAACCAAAAATATCTGAACATCTAGAGGGGTAATTGGGACAATATGTTtctgtaatttgggtgaactgaccctttttAGCTAGAAATTCCCCCAAACATCACATGCGAGATTTAAGTGTTCACTCATTTCAGAGCAAGAGGAAGGTCAAGCCTGAGAAGAACCACCACACTGCTGTCTGCAGACCAGACCGGAGCTCAAGGGGGTCTGAGAGCGGATAGGAGCCAGAGCTGCAGCgcgaggaaggaggaggaggaggaggaggcagattTGGTTTCACCCCTGGGTGTGCTGAGTGGAGGTCTGTTTCTCACACCGGGGCAAACAATATATCACCATGTGGCAAATATGAACCTGTAGACCTTGCCCAGAGGATTTCACCACTGAACTCCTAATGATGGAAAATTAACGCTCCACTGAGCTGAGCTAAATGCCCCTACTGACAAACTATTTACAGCACGGGTCTAAAAAACAGCAAGTTAGGGGATCACTCAGTCAGGATATATTTCTGTTGATTTGGGCGTAATGAGGAGAACCTGTCAGGCAGGTTTTGTTATGATTTCCATGAAGGGCAGGAGATGAAATAGAGGGGGAATAGTTAAGAAAACTGGTGATAAAATACTATGGACTATAATTAGAAATCCAAAATACCTGCAAGTGCACCCAGAGGAGCAACAACTGAGAATTGAGAATTCTTTTTGGGACTGTGGTAACAAATGTGTCCACCTGATGTGAGGAAACCAAGTGCTGAACACAGACTCCTCCCAGACATGCCTGGAAGAAACCCTCttgttacagtagtagctggccactgacagacagagactCCATCCACACAGACTGATGCTCAACAAGCCCTGATACTGGCTTATTTTGCAGGTTTTTTACTTGCATCCAAAAAAAATGAAGGCCTTTATTTCAACAGTGACAGTGCTGTGGGTGATGACAATACCCTGCATGGAAGCCATCCACGGATTGTACAATTTCGGCCAGCATGAATTATTCTACAAAAAGAACAATTGCAAGGCGATTCCTGCAAACCTGCTCCTGTGCCACGACATCGAGTACACAGAGATGCGTCTTCCTAACCTTCTCGGACACGAAACCATGAATGAGGTTCTGCAGCAGGCTTCGTCTTGGATCCCTCTGGTGCAGAAGCAGTGCCACCCGGACACGAGGAagttcctctgctctctcttcgcTCCAGTGTGTCTGGATGATCTGGACGAGCCCATACAGCCGTGCAGGTCTCTGTGCGAGAGCGTGAAGAGCGGCTGCGCTCCAGTGATGTCTGCTTTCGGCTTCCCATGGCCAAAGATGTTGGACTGTGACCTCTTCCCTCTGGACAACGACCTGTGCATACCACCTGCAGGCGTCGACAACTTTGCACCAGTCACCAAAGAAGGTAAAGTTTCCTTaagctgtgttttattttgcaaaatTTACCATCCCCAAAGTCTTGTGCGCCAAATTCACTTGGTGGGGACTGCTTCAcaaagtgcatgtgtgtgaaatatatGTCCATGTATTGCACCAGAATCCACaatgtaaacaattgctgttaatttacagcatgatttcaacagtattaatctgttattgctaaaaacagtgttttactgttaatacaaaagaaaacatgttaaattaaattaaactgaactataatgcattcttaaaaaacatcactttactgctgatcaactgtctaaagtatcatcagtaacagtttcatgcagtattgttttaattctgggacctgatctgcacatgtgaggcttgtacattgtacatgattgtaaaatcagtgaattagctttattgttcttcactcacatgttatggtttgcattctgtgcttgtagccagctatagacagacattttgggaaaagtgtcaacaagtctattatagccttttccCTAACAAGtgcttttaattgtatttagtgtgactgtatgtctgtaacctgctaagtctattcatctaggcaaaaaataaagtttattaaaatgtatttaaaaaatacaacctaaatagtgcattaaaacaaatgggtaagataatgtaaaagaaaggtgaaaaacagctatataatgtatctttaaacagtaaattaactgtaaaatactgtgaaattaataaagttcaaactgtatttttcattaacagtacaaagctgtaaatttcagcgacagtataataatgttaattttacatttaacataaaggaaaccctgctgccagttctttactgttattttactggggaattcttaacagtgcactGTGGTGCCATCTGGATATGTGTCATACTTAATTTGCACTTTTTTGTGTTGCAGATTGTGTCACATTCACCTAATCTAATTTCTCTCTTTTAGTGCCCAGAGTGTGCGATGCTTGCAAGGAAACAGATGAAAATGACAACGAAATTGTTGACAACCTGTGTAAGAATGACTTTGGTGAGTCCACCCAcctattttttattaaagcagtAGTTCCCAAGGTGAAGCTCAGGGAGCTCCCATGAAGGGAGGTTCCAGGAAATTTCAGGAGAAAATTCACTGttgaatatattttattcaCTTGAAAAAGCATAGAAAGAATGTGTATTGTGACCAGAATTTCCCTAATCAAATTTTTCTCCCCTATTGCATGCATTTTAGCCCTTAACCAAATTGAAATACACAGGCCTGTTCATGTGGCTTGTCAAAAAGGATTAATATCCATTTGGGCTGCCCCATCTtcatcgattagtcgactaatcggttgttttggtcttagtcgactaagatttctttagtcaattagtcatttttaatgctttttttatgctgaatggcTTATTTCTAGTCAACAAAGAAATTCAATACGGACAAAttcatatgagtgttagtcgactaagaatgtctttgattgaggacagccctaacagtttttttgtgaaaacaaatcccttattttctctcctgtctgcATCAAGCCCTGAAGATCAAAGTTAAGGAGATCTCCTACATCAACGGAGACACCAAGATCGTGCCGGAGAACAAGAGCAAGACCATTTACAAGCTGAACGGCGTGACGGAGCGTGACCTGAGGAAGACGGTGCTCTGGCTGAAGGACGGCCTGCAGTGCATCTGCGAGGAGATGAACGACATCCACGCCGCCTACCTGGTCATGGGCCAGAAGATGGACGGCCATCTGGTCATCACCTCGCTGAAGCGCTGGCAGAAGGGACAGAGAGAGTTTAAGAGGATTTCCCGCAGTATCCGTAAGCTGCAGTGCTAGGAAAACTGCATGTGTCACTGTTGAAGAAAAAGTTTAGTTGAGCTCTTTCCAATTATCCTTTTTCAGTTGTCACACAATTATGGTTCATAGATTCCTCTCTAGATTCCAGAAACATGTTTCTTTAGCCTCAGAAAACACATCATTGGtgtttattaaaaatgaattctGACAGGTGCTATGCCCCAATACACTCAAGCTACATTCATCAATAAGGTCACAAtattcttaaaggtgcagtgtgtaggatctgccggcatctagtggtgaggttgcagattgcaaccaactgaaatttctcccatgtgccaagcctGTAGGAGAACCGCGGTGgctgacacaaaaacacaaaaacgtgaatggccctatctggtatcagtgtttggtttgtccgttctgggctactgtagtactatactgtactatatagatagaaacggctcattctaaggtaatgaaaacacaataattcttattttaaggtaattatacactaaggaaaacatacttattaatatcatattccatttctgccagtagatctAAATGTTACAcccactgttcctttaaaagcaCATCTTTAAGTGGCTAAATCAGACAGATTGGCCGTGTTTTTTGAGCAGGGCACACATTTATATTTGGTAGACACAGAATTAAGTAaatataggaaaaaaaaaacgtccctTAAATTGTAGTAATATAAGATTTTGTGAAAAGATTTTTGATTTCATCCATTGACTCCCATTCATTTTGCACTTAGTGAGCACTTGGCGCCCCCTAGTGGCCAGAATTAAAGTGTCTTTTCCTGTGGAGCTGCCTTTGCTGTCAGCTCAGTAATTGCACTCAGCTGGCATCCAAGGTGTAAAGGAATCCCTAATTACACGGTCACAGTGAGAACTAGCAGAGCTTTGAATCCAGGATTAAAAAGGATTGaccctaaaaaaaatcattggcAGATGTGGCTTACTGTTAAATCCTGTGCTGGGGGTGAGtttaagacatttttcttttctctatgGTGTTCCCTGGGATCtgtttctgctgggatctgcaTCATAACCtaaaaatttaactttttatgCATGGGGCATTCCTCAAACAAGATTAAATCATCAGCAGTTGGTTGTTTAGGATTATTCAAAACTCCTAAAAGGAACAAAATAACATCACAAAGGTCAAAGGCCGTAACTGCTTAAGGTAACTCGAGTTTAAAAAGAGCTCCAAGTTTCAGTCTTCCTAAAATAGGTATTTGCATCTTATAAAAACTCTTTTGTCTCACAGTTCTACAGAAATAATTACTGATTCATATTGTTGTGGTGCATATTGAGTGAAGCTGTGATCCCTGTGTGCGTAGTGTGatgttcaaaaacaaaaataatgttttatattcCTACCGTTTTCTCAAGCAAAATGAGAGATAGCTGGCTATATTCTCTTCCTGTCCAACATTTTAATCCTTTTGTATTTGAGCCACTGCATACTTTTCTACCACGGTATGAtaaaaactgatatttttttCTACTCCCAGACtttcatatttcatttattatgttgacttttggttggCATCTTGATCTTGTTGTTTGATGAGTgacacacattgttttttttaggtattATTAGAGGATGAATATCTGAGTTTTGGTTGGTAGTGTTGATTTGATGAGCAGTAACTTGTTAGGCGCAAATAATCAAGTggtggtgcgtgtgtgt
This window contains:
- the sfrp2 gene encoding secreted frizzled-related protein 2, which encodes MKAFISTVTVLWVMTIPCMEAIHGLYNFGQHELFYKKNNCKAIPANLLLCHDIEYTEMRLPNLLGHETMNEVLQQASSWIPLVQKQCHPDTRKFLCSLFAPVCLDDLDEPIQPCRSLCESVKSGCAPVMSAFGFPWPKMLDCDLFPLDNDLCIPPAGVDNFAPVTKEVPRVCDACKETDENDNEIVDNLCKNDFALKIKVKEISYINGDTKIVPENKSKTIYKLNGVTERDLRKTVLWLKDGLQCICEEMNDIHAAYLVMGQKMDGHLVITSLKRWQKGQREFKRISRSIRKLQC